In the genome of Planctomyces sp. SH-PL62, the window GGGCCCAGGCGGTCGAAGTCGGAATTCATCAGGAAGCAGAACGGCTTCCCCTTGCAGAGGGCGCGACGGAGGAGCAGGTCGGCGTCGGACATGGGCCGCCAGCGACCGCCGGGGTTCCAGTCGGATTCGGTCCCCATCACGTCGAGCAACGGGGCGAGCCAGCAGAGCCGGTCGGGCGTGGCGTTGGCCATCATCAGCTTGCCCCGCGCGTGGACGTCGCGCTCGATGCCCCGGGCGTACTCGAAGGCGATCGTCCCCCGGAAGACGGCAGGACGATGGTCGTCGAGCGCGAAGACCAGCGGAGCCTCCGATTTCGCGAAGTGCTCGCGGCGGAAGTCCAGCTCGTTGGTGACGTAACCCTCGCTGGAATCGATGTACTCGCCGTCCAGCTCCCCCCGCTTGCGGTCCGGGCCGTAAAGGCGGTCGCGGAGGCCCGGGTTCCATTTCACCGAGAAGTCGTCGTCGGCCGCGAGCCCCGGCGTCGAGTTCATGCTCCAGACGGCCCCCTTGTTCCAGGGCTCGTCGCGGAAGAGGGCGACCGGGTCACCGTCGCGATCGTGATAGGCGCTGGAGAGCCAGGCCTTGGCCTCGCGCTTGCCGTCGGCGGCAAGCCGCTTCGCCTCGGCGACGGCCGCCTCGAGGGTGCGGGGCATGCCGTCGGGCATCGCCATCCACCAGGTCATCGGCTCGGTGTAGCGAAACGTCAGGATGCCGTGGGCGTCGTCCCAGGCCGTCTCGCCGTCCCCCTCCTTGAACCGGAAGCCGAAATCCTCCCACCCCTTGACCTTGCTGATCGGGCTGAAGGGCATCCAGAGCCCCTGCTCGGCCACCCGCCGCTCGAAGGCGGCGGGGAACAGCCGGTAGTAGGCGTCGAGCGCCGCGCGGAACTCCCAGGTCGGGTCGAAGTCGAATCGGCAGAACCGGAGGTTCGCCTCGGGCTTCTCCGGGGTGAGCGCCACGTCGTAGGCCAGGAACAACTCGCCGGTCGCCGCATTGCAGCCGACCCGGAAGAAGGCCGGGCGGGCCATGTCGATCCCCATCGCCGTCCCACGACCTTCGTGCGCGACCGCTCCGAAGGGATACGACGACAGCCGACCGTTCGACCCGGCCCGGTACGGCCAGGGAGAAGACTTCACGTATTCCCGCCCCGGCTCCACGGCCGACGACCGCCTCGGGTCTTCGAGCCAGCGGGCCCCCTCGGCAGGGACGGGGACCGTGTAGACGAGCGTCACGGCCCGGTCGCGTCCCGTGGTCTCACGCAGGGCCACGTCCAGGAACGCGGCCCCCCCCTCGTCGCTCCGGCGGGCGTCGAGTTCCAGCCCGATCGCCCGCTTCGCGATGTGGAGGTAATCGCCGTCGACCGCCACGTCGCGGACCTGGAAGCCCTCCCGCGCCGGGCCTTTCGGCACGACCGGCGTCCCGTCGAACACCGCCCCGCCCGAGTCGGCCGAGACGACGGCCAGCCTGGGGTTCCGGAACGACGCCTTGCCGGCGTGGTTCCGCATGAGCAGGTTGACGGTCAGCTCCTTGATCGGCCGGGCGGGGATGAACACCACCCGCGCCTCCTGCCAGTCGTGGGTGCCGGTCTTGAACGGGGAGGACTGGCCCCAGACGGTCGAACCGTCGTCGTAGACCAGATCGAGATACAGCGAGTAATCGGGGTCGGCGCCGCCCGAGACCCCTTCCGCCTTGCTCGACGCGCTGACGACGATCGGCGCGGGCTGCCGCTGATCGAGCACCACTCGCTGCGACGCCCCGCGGCGATCGGTCGACGAGCCGCCGTTGTCGCAGACGAAGGCGTCCCCCTCCCGGACGAAGCCCGCGTCCCAGGGGGTCCATTTCGCCGGGTCGAGCCGGTTCGAGCCGCCGTCCTGTGAACGGACGACGGCCTTCGCCACGCCGCCGTCGGGCGGCCCCTCGCCGCGCGCACGCCCGTTGCCGAGCGCCGCGAGGGCCAGCATGGAGAAGGCGACAAGGGATTCCAGTCGGCGGGCGGGCCGGTTGCGACGTGACACGGGTTGGCTCCTGGGAGGTTCGTTCGATCGCTCGCCCTATCGTGCGCCTCGCCCGAGGGCCTCGCAACAGGGCAGGCGACCCGCCCGACACCTCCCGCGATCGACGGCGTCTCGGAGCGGTCGGCTTTTTCGAAAGGAAATTGAGAGCGCGTCGGATCTTTCATTCGACTTCAAAACGCCGACGCGCGACGGCCCGACGCGTCATGACTCGATCGGCCGAAATTGAGATTTCTCAATCGACCCCACCAAGTGCCAGCGGAACCCCTTCGGCTGCCAGGGGTTCCGCGAACCCGTGGACCGGCCGGGGATCGGGACGACGGCTCGGGACCGGCCCGACGCCGATCCCCGGGTTCGCGGAACCCGTGGCACCCCGATCGCCGTCTCCCCACCCCCTTGAAGTTGCGGCGTCAGGTGAGGAGGGTCCCGAAAGGAAGCCGAATCGGACAACGCAACCAATTTCGAGTCAACCACTTATGTTTCTCGAACCGGCCCCGGCGTCGCGTGTGTGAAAGGATCCATCCCGGGCCGCGTCCGACCTGGCTCGCAATTCGCTCACGGCTACATCCATCCCACCTTTGGATGTCGACTCCAAGCCTAAATCGAATGCCGCCGGGAAATCTCCTTTACGGAGTTTTGTGAATCCAGGCAAAGTACGTAGAATAGATCAAGCGACATCCCGATAATGAGACGTAGTATCCCAGTGGCTGGGCGACGATGAGCGCCGGGGCTTGGCCCAGCGGTCTGTAAGGGAGCGAGAATGAGTGTCTCAGAGGTTGCCCGTACGTCGTTCGACGACGTGGCCTTGCAGCGGCGGATCATGCAGCTGCGGCGGCCGGACAACGTCACGAACCTGCTCTACCTGGCGCGTGAGTACGCTTGCCTGGTCCTGATCATCGGCGGGGCGGTCGTCTTCGCGGAGTCGCGAGCCGGGTGGGGGCTCTCCTGGTCGTGGAACGTCCCGACGTTCGCCCTGGCGATCATTCTGGTGGGGGCCTTGCAGCACCGGCTGGCGGGCCTGGGGCATGAATCGTCGCACTACACGTTCGTGAAGAACCGCTTCCTCAACGACCTCATCCCCGACCTCTTCTGCATGTTCCCGATCCTGACCTCAGTGCACTTCTACCGCGTCTTCCACATGGCGCACCACCAGCACACGAACGACCCGGAGAAGGACCCCGACCTGCTGAACCTGGGGCGGGGCAAGCGGGCCTTCGAGTTCCCGATGACGCGGGAGCGGTTCATCGCCCTGGTCTACTTCTGCATGATCGTCGCGCCGATCCGGTTCGCGGAATACCAGTTCGCCTACATGACGGTGAACACGATGGGGAAGGGGCGGAGCATCTACAACGGGACGGCGAAGGGTCGCGGGATCGACCTCTATCTGCCCCGGCTCTCGACGGCCCTCGGCGTGGCGTACGTCCTGGGGATCAACGCCCTGTTCCTGTACCTGACCTCGACCGGCCGACCGGGATGGATCGCGCCGGCGGCCCTGCTGTCGGGCGTGCTGGGGACGATCGTCGCCTACGCGCTACCCGATCGGATGGTGTTCCGGTCCCCCTTCCGCCAGGCCTACTCGACGCGGTTCGCGGGCTCGGCGCGGCTCTGGTTCTTCACGGTCGTGCTGGCGACGCTCGCGCTGGCGCGGTGGGGCAGCGACGGCCGATCGCCGGCCTACGTGGTCTTGCTCTGGCTGGTCCCGCTCCTCACGACCTTCCCGTTCTTCATGCTGCTGCGGGACGTCTACCAGCACTCGAACGCCGACGCGGGGCGGCTGACCAACTCGCGGGTCTTCTTCGTCGACCCGTTCACCCGCTGGGCGGTGTTCATCTACGGGCAGGACATGCACATCCCCCACCACCTGTTCCCGACCGTCCCCCATTACCGCCTGGCGGAGCTGCACGAACTGCTGAAGACCCAGCACGACGCCTACGGGAACCACGTCGTCGAATGCCACGGCACGTTCGTCGGCGACCACGACCACCCGACGATCCTCGACGAGATGACCAGGCCCCGCCCGCCGCTCGCCGCGGGGATGTAGGCTGCGGTCGGACTCGGCCTCGACCCCGGATCAGGCTCGGGACTCGTCCCGGAGCGCCGAGGTTTCGCGGGGGCGTCGCAGGTGGTTGACGACGTCCTCGATCGAGCCGAGGCCCATGGGGAAGTGGGGCGGACGGACGGCGTTTCGCCCCAGCCCTGCTCGCAGTTTCCGACGGGCGGAGAGTCGTCCCAACTCGCGGGCGGCGTCGATCTTGCCGAGGTAGAAGGGGATGAAGCGGAGTCTCGCCATCCGCCAGGCGGCCTGGGCCAGCACCAGGCCGACGTGCGGCAGGAAGGCCAGCGCCAGCTTCCGCGCCGGGAGGTTCGACCAGAAGACCAGCTCCGCGTTGCGGGCCATGAGCCGCTGGAGCCTCGGGCTGCGATGGTCGGCGGTGGCTGAGATGTCGTGCAGGACGCGGCAGTGGGGCGTGAAGACCACGCGGTAGCCCGCCCAGCGCAGCCGGAAGCCCAGGTCCACGTCCTCGTAATACGAGACCAGCGAGGCGTCGAAGCCGCCGCCCGTCGCCTGAAGGGCCTCGGCCCGATAGAACGAGGCCGAGCCGCTGGCGCTCATGACGTCCTCGACGGGCCGCGACGCCCACCGCGCGACAGACTGGCCGTGGCCCCGCTTGGAGGGCCAGCCGGCCAGGCTGTACGAGTCGCCGGCCGAGTCGACGCGTTCGGGCGTCGCGCGGACGAGGACCAGGGGCGTCACCGCGCCGACCGTCGGGTCGCGGAACGGTTCGAGCCCCGCCTCGATCCAGCCGGGCGTCAGCTCGGTGTCGTCGTTGAGGACCTGGATGAAGCGCCCGCGCGCGGCCTCGATGCCGGCGTTGGCGGCGCGGCAAAACCCCTGTCCGGGAGCGAGGCGGACGACCCGCACCCGGGGGTGCGCCTGCGCCAGCCACTGCCGCGTCTCCTCGCCCGGCCCGTTGTCCGAGACGACGACCTCGCAGGCGAGCGCGGGGTCGCGGGGGAGATGGCGGAAAAGGCTTTCCAGGCAGGGTTCCAGCAGCCGCCGGCCGTGGTAGGTGGGGATCACGATCGAGCAGACGGGCCGGCTCAGGCCTCCGGAGGCTTCGTCGGGCGCGAGTGGTTCCACGAGATCTTTCCCCAGGCGACGTGCTGGATGGTCATGAGGAGGATGCGGAAATCGATCCAGAACGACCAGCGGTTGATATAGTCCAGGTCGTACTGGATCCGCTTGCGGAGCGAGGTCCGCCCGCGCCAGCCGTGGACCTGGGCCCAGCCGGTCATCCCGCAGGGGACGGCGTGCCGCAGGTTGTAGTCGGGCATGCCGGCGGAGAACTGCTCGACGAAGATCGGGCGCTCGGGGCGGGGGCCGACGAGGCTCATGTCCCCCTTGAAGACGTTGAAGAGCTGGGGCAGCTCGTCGACGTTCGTGTTCCGGAGCCAGTCGCCGATGCGGGTGCAGCGGGCGTCGTGGTTCGACGCCCAGATTGGACCGGTCTCGCTCTCGGCGTCGCTCCTCATGCTCCGGAACTTGATGATCCGGAACCGCCGTCCCCCCTGCCCGATCCGCTCCTGGGTGTAGAAGATGGGTCGGCCCGAGGAGAGCAGGATCGCCAGCGACACCACCAGGAAGAGCGGGCCGAAGAGGGCCAGGAGCATCCCCGAGACGAGGACGTCGGCGGCGCGCTTGGCGAGCCGGGCGCCTTCGGAGCGGGTCCACTTGCGGAACCGGGACGAGGCCGTCCGCCAGTCGAACTCGGCGCGGGCCGCAGGCCCGTCGGCGTCGAGTTCCAGCGCGGCGAGGTCCGGGACGCCGACGCCGCCGACCGCGACCCAGTGGACGCTCACCCGGGAATTCGCCAGCCGGGCCAGCCGGGGACGCAGGTGCTTCCTCGGCTTCGAATGCGCGACCAGGACGTGGGTGGCGCCGGCCTCGTCGACGATCTCGTCGAGGCGGTCGATGTCGCCCAGGACCGGCAGCGGGCAGGTGCGGGGGTTGACCGCCAGGTGGCGACCCCGGAATCTCGGACCCGATTTGCGGTGGTGGCCCGCGTCGATGAACCCGACGATCGGGACCGGCCCGCCCTCGAGGTCGCGCAGCAGCCTCCGGGCGTCGCGCGGGGCCCCGACGACCAGGATTCGCTTGCGCGACCGCCCGGCCAGTTCGCCGACCCGCTTCCGTCCCGCGATTTCCAGGGAATCATTCATGAGGCGCCACCGATCCCTCGGTCGGACTCGGGGCGATCGCGCCGGCCTCGGTCTCCCGATTGGCCTTTGCGGACCCCCGCCGTTCCCCGTACCATCCTTGGCGAACACCGCCCCGCGCGGCTATTTGTTCAAGCTTTTCCATCGGCTCATCCGACGGAATCATCCAGTGAATCCGGAAAACCCCGGATCCGAAGCAAGACCGGCAAACCTGGCGAGGTCGACCGAGTGGACCCTTCCCCCCCCGAGCCGCGAAACCGTCCCGAGCCGTGCCGGCTGACGGTCGTCGTCGTCAATTACGACGGCTGGCCGGACGTCGAGGGCCTGCTCGATCGGCTCGTCCGCGAGCCCGAATTCCGTTCGGGCGCGTGTCGGGCGGCCGTCGTCGACAACGCCTCGCCTTCGCCGATGCCGGACGTGGAGAGTTTCCGCCGCCCGGGCCTTCGGCTCGTGCTGAGGCCCGATAATGGCGGATTCGCCGTCGGTGTCAACGCGGGTTGGCGCGCAAGTCCCGCCCCCTGGCTCCTCCTGCTCAATCCCGACGTCGCCGTCGAGCCCGGCGCGATCGGCCGCATCCTCGATCGGATCGACGCCCTGGAGGCCCGCCCGGAAGGCCCCCCCGGCGTCGTCGGCTTCGGCCTCCGCAACGCCGACGGCTCCCCCCAGGGCTCGGTCGGGGTCTTCCCCAGCCTCGCCCGGTCGTTTCGCGAACAGTTCGCCCCGCGCCGAAGCCGGAAGTACCTCCCCGAGGACCGCCTCCGCGCCGGCGAGGTCGACTGGGTGACCGGGGCCTGCATGCTCGTCAACGGGCGGATGATGGCCGAGATCGGCGGCCTGGACGAGGACTTCTTCCTCTACCACGAGGAGGTCGCCTTCTGCCGCGAGGCGCGAAATCGAGGCTGGCGGATCGAGTACGACCCCACCGTGACGGTGGTCCACCGAGCGCCCTTGCAGGATCGGCCGATTTCGCCCAAGATGCGGGTCGTCATCCGGCACAGCAAGCTCCTGTACTTCCGCAAGCACACGCCCCGGCCGCAGTTCCTCGCCCTGGCGGGGATCGTCGAGCTGGAGGCGGCGGCCCGGGGCGCCTGGGCGGCCCTGCGGAAGGCCCACGCGGAGCGACGCGCCTGGAAGACGATCGGCGCGATCGCACGACAGCTCCGCCGGGGGGGAGGCCCCCTCGGGCGTCGGGTCGTCGAGCTGGCGGAAAGCGCCGAGCGCGGCCCGATCCAGGCCGACGACGGCGGCCGACGTCTCGGCGAGGGCCCCAGCCGCCCCAGGCCGCGACGGCCGTCCCGAGCGTCGCGGGCCCCGGACGACTGACGCGGACGGGCGACGGATTCGCCCGCCGAGGCCCGCACGGCGAAAGGATGGAACCGACTTGCCCCCCGCGCGACACGCCTTGCGGATCCTCCTCCTGACGGCCTTCGCCGCCGCCCTGCTCGGCCGGCTGGCCGCGACCACCGAGGTCATGTACGCCGACGGCCTGCGGTACGTCGCCGGCGCGCAGGCCGTGGCCCGAGGCGACTGGAAGACCTCCGTCGTCCGGGCCGTCGACCATCCGGCGTATCCCGTCGCGATCGCCGCCGCGCACGGCGTGCTGGGCCTGGAAGACGGCCCCCAGGGCTGGCAGACCGCGGCGCAGGTCGTCTCGGTGATCGCCGGGGCGATGCTCGTCCCACCCCTCTACCTCGTCGCGCTCGAGTTGTTCGGCCCGACCGCCGCCTGGCTCGCCTGCTTGCTCACGTTCCTGGTCCCGACCACCGGTCACGTCCTGGCCGATGTGCTCTCGGAGGGGGTCTTCCTCCTCTTCTGGACCTGGGGCTGCTGGTCGGCCCTGCGCTTCTTCCGCGAAGGCGCCGCGCGCTGGCTGGTCCCCACGATCGCCTTCGCCGGGCTGGCCTACCTGACCCGCCCCGAGGGCCTTTTGCTCCCCGCGGCGCTCGCGGCGACGCTCCTCTTGACCCCGCTGGCGGCCTCGCTCCGGCTGCCTCGCGGCGCGTGGTTCCGGGCGACGGCCCTGGTGGTCGTCGGTCCGTTGCTGGTCGTCGGGCCTTACGTCGCGATGAAGGGGGGGATCGGCACCAAGCCGGCCGTGGCCCGGCTGCTGGGAACGGCCCCGAAATCGGCGGCGACGGCCATCGAACGGGAACGCCCCCTCGACGCCGACCAGACCGCGATGAAGGCGTTCGCCATGGCCTGGCGAGGGATGTACCGGGCGGTGCAGACCGCCGTCACCCCGTTCCTGCTGGCGCTGGCGGCCTTCGGGCTGTACCGCCGGGGGGCCGCTCGGGACGACGGCCAGACGCGCGGGCGGCTGTTCGTCGCGATCGTCGGCGTCGCCTGGATGCTGGCCCTCGTCCGGCTGTACGCGACGGGGGGCTACTGCACGCCCCGCCACGCGCTCATCCTGGCCCTGCCGCTCCTGGCCGCCGCCGCGCACGGGTTGGCCCGACTGGCCGAAGGGCTCGGCGACCGCCTGACGGCACGCCCGCCCGAGACCCGCCGGCTCGCGCGGGGGCTGACCTGCGCCGCCGGGCTGGCGATCGTCGTCGCCGGCTGGGGGTCCCAGACGTTGGCCCCGATCAACGCCGATTACAACGGCTACCGCGCGGCCGGCGATTGGCTCGCGGCCCACGCCCCGCCCGACGCGAAGGTCTTCGACCTCAAGGGTTGGGCGCTCTACTACGGCCGTCGCCCCGGCTACTCGTTCGCCGATTACGGCGAGGCCGCCGACGACCCCAAGCTCGGATATCTGGTCGCCCACGAGGCCTTCCTGATCGGCGAATGGCCGTACTGCGACACCGTCCGGGCCCTCGTCGACGGACGTTCCCCGATCGCGTCGTTCCCGGCGGTCC includes:
- a CDS encoding fatty acid desaturase family protein, whose product is MSVSEVARTSFDDVALQRRIMQLRRPDNVTNLLYLAREYACLVLIIGGAVVFAESRAGWGLSWSWNVPTFALAIILVGALQHRLAGLGHESSHYTFVKNRFLNDLIPDLFCMFPILTSVHFYRVFHMAHHQHTNDPEKDPDLLNLGRGKRAFEFPMTRERFIALVYFCMIVAPIRFAEYQFAYMTVNTMGKGRSIYNGTAKGRGIDLYLPRLSTALGVAYVLGINALFLYLTSTGRPGWIAPAALLSGVLGTIVAYALPDRMVFRSPFRQAYSTRFAGSARLWFFTVVLATLALARWGSDGRSPAYVVLLWLVPLLTTFPFFMLLRDVYQHSNADAGRLTNSRVFFVDPFTRWAVFIYGQDMHIPHHLFPTVPHYRLAELHELLKTQHDAYGNHVVECHGTFVGDHDHPTILDEMTRPRPPLAAGM
- a CDS encoding exopolysaccharide biosynthesis polyprenyl glycosylphosphotransferase — its product is MNDSLEIAGRKRVGELAGRSRKRILVVGAPRDARRLLRDLEGGPVPIVGFIDAGHHRKSGPRFRGRHLAVNPRTCPLPVLGDIDRLDEIVDEAGATHVLVAHSKPRKHLRPRLARLANSRVSVHWVAVGGVGVPDLAALELDADGPAARAEFDWRTASSRFRKWTRSEGARLAKRAADVLVSGMLLALFGPLFLVVSLAILLSSGRPIFYTQERIGQGGRRFRIIKFRSMRSDAESETGPIWASNHDARCTRIGDWLRNTNVDELPQLFNVFKGDMSLVGPRPERPIFVEQFSAGMPDYNLRHAVPCGMTGWAQVHGWRGRTSLRKRIQYDLDYINRWSFWIDFRILLMTIQHVAWGKISWNHSRPTKPPEA
- a CDS encoding glycosyltransferase family 2 protein — protein: MEPLAPDEASGGLSRPVCSIVIPTYHGRRLLEPCLESLFRHLPRDPALACEVVVSDNGPGEETRQWLAQAHPRVRVVRLAPGQGFCRAANAGIEAARGRFIQVLNDDTELTPGWIEAGLEPFRDPTVGAVTPLVLVRATPERVDSAGDSYSLAGWPSKRGHGQSVARWASRPVEDVMSASGSASFYRAEALQATGGGFDASLVSYYEDVDLGFRLRWAGYRVVFTPHCRVLHDISATADHRSPRLQRLMARNAELVFWSNLPARKLALAFLPHVGLVLAQAAWRMARLRFIPFYLGKIDAARELGRLSARRKLRAGLGRNAVRPPHFPMGLGSIEDVVNHLRRPRETSALRDESRA
- a CDS encoding glycosyltransferase family 2 protein; translated protein: MDPSPPEPRNRPEPCRLTVVVVNYDGWPDVEGLLDRLVREPEFRSGACRAAVVDNASPSPMPDVESFRRPGLRLVLRPDNGGFAVGVNAGWRASPAPWLLLLNPDVAVEPGAIGRILDRIDALEARPEGPPGVVGFGLRNADGSPQGSVGVFPSLARSFREQFAPRRSRKYLPEDRLRAGEVDWVTGACMLVNGRMMAEIGGLDEDFFLYHEEVAFCREARNRGWRIEYDPTVTVVHRAPLQDRPISPKMRVVIRHSKLLYFRKHTPRPQFLALAGIVELEAAARGAWAALRKAHAERRAWKTIGAIARQLRRGGGPLGRRVVELAESAERGPIQADDGGRRLGEGPSRPRPRRPSRASRAPDD
- a CDS encoding glycosyltransferase family 39 protein, whose translation is MPPARHALRILLLTAFAAALLGRLAATTEVMYADGLRYVAGAQAVARGDWKTSVVRAVDHPAYPVAIAAAHGVLGLEDGPQGWQTAAQVVSVIAGAMLVPPLYLVALELFGPTAAWLACLLTFLVPTTGHVLADVLSEGVFLLFWTWGCWSALRFFREGAARWLVPTIAFAGLAYLTRPEGLLLPAALAATLLLTPLAASLRLPRGAWFRATALVVVGPLLVVGPYVAMKGGIGTKPAVARLLGTAPKSAATAIERERPLDADQTAMKAFAMAWRGMYRAVQTAVTPFLLALAAFGLYRRGAARDDGQTRGRLFVAIVGVAWMLALVRLYATGGYCTPRHALILALPLLAAAAHGLARLAEGLGDRLTARPPETRRLARGLTCAAGLAIVVAGWGSQTLAPINADYNGYRAAGDWLAAHAPPDAKVFDLKGWALYYGRRPGYSFADYGEAADDPKLGYLVAHEAFLIGEWPYCDTVRALVDGRSPIASFPAVRRKGVARVHVFELAPGLARSGPAPGSAATH